A genomic stretch from Canis lupus baileyi chromosome 3, mCanLup2.hap1, whole genome shotgun sequence includes:
- the ANGPTL5 gene encoding angiopoietin-related protein 5 gives MMYLSQASLLFLNTLILICGEVIQGNCVHHSTDSPVVNIVEDVSNAKDENKSNDTVCKEDCEESCDVKIKITREEKHFMCRNLQSSIVSYTRNTKKLLRNMMDEQQTSLDYLSNQVNELMNRVLLLTTEVFRKQLEPLPHRPVQSHGLDCTDIKDSLGSVTKTPSGLYIIYPEGSSYPFEVMCDMDYRGGGWTMIQKRVDGIIDFQRPWCDYLDGFGDLLGEFWLGLKKIFYIVNQKNTSFMLYIALESEDDTFAYASYDNFWLEDETRFFKIHLGRYSGNAGDAFRGSGKEENQNAMPFSTSDVDNDGCRPACLVGGQSVKSCSSLNNNTGWWFNQCGLANLNGVHHFPRKLLATGVQWGTWTKNSAPVRIKSVSMKIRRTYNPYFK, from the exons ATGATGTATCTTTCTCAAGCTTCACTTTTATTCTTAAATACACTTATTTTAATTTGTGGAGAAGTTATACAAGGTAATTGTGTACATCATTCTACG GATTCTCCAGTAGTTAATATTGTAGAAGACGTATCTAATGCAAAAGATGAGAATAAAAGTAATGATACTGTTTGTAAGGAAGACTGTGAGGAGTCATgtgatgttaaaattaaaattacacgagaagaaaaacatttcatgtgTA gAAATTTGCAAAGTTCTATTGTTTCCTACACACGAAATACCAAAAAGCTGCTAAGAAATATGATGGATGAGCAACAAACTTCCTTGGATTATTTATCCAATCAG GTTAATGAGCTCATGAACCGGGTCCTCCTTCTGACCACAGAAGTTTTCAGAAAGCAGCTGGAGCCTTTGCCTCACAGGCCAGTTCAGTCTCATG GTTTAGATTGCACTGATATTAAAGATTCCCTTGGCTCTGTCACCAAAACACCAAGTGGCTTATATATAATCTACCCGGAAGGATCCAGTTACCCATTTGAG GTAATGTGTGACATGGATTACCGAGGAGGTGGATGGACCATGATACAGAAAAGAGTTGACGGGATCATTGATTTCCAAAGGCCGTGGTGTGATTATCTGGACGGATTTGGCGACCTTTTAG gcgAATTTTGGCTAGgactaaaaaagattttttacatAGTAAATCAGAAAAATACCAGTTTTATGCTGTATATTGCATTGGAATCTGAAGATGACACATTTGCTTATGCATCATATGATAACTTTTGGCTAGAAGATGAAACAAGATTTTTTAAGATACACTTAGGACGGTATTCAGGAAATGCTG GTGATGCGTTCCGGGgatctggaaaagaagaaaaccaaaatgcaATGCCTTTCAGCACCTCAGATGTTGACAATGATGGGTGTCGCCCAGCGTGTCTTGTAGGGGGTCAGTCAGTGAAGAGCTGCAGTAGCCTGAATAACAACACCGGCTGGTGGTTCAACCAGTGTGGTCTAGCGAATCTGAACGGCGTCCATCACTTTCCCAGGAAACTGCTCGCAACTGGGGTTCAATGGGGCACATGGACGAAAAACAGTGCACCTGTCAGGATTAAATCTGTTTCCATGAAGATTAGAAGAACCTACAACccatattttaagtaa